The DNA segment TAAATAGGCGCCGGCCGGCTTGTATCCCTTGGCCGGCGTTCTCTCGCCGGTAGCCGCATTCATCGAGAATTCCTCTCCCGGCTGAATAATTAGTCCGTTTAAGGCCTCGGAAGCAAGACGGATGTTTTCGTTCCTGTCTTTGTTGGAGGTCGTCGTCGTCGTGAAGGTGCCGATACGCTTAAAGCTGGCCTTTGCCTGCTCCTTTGTGATTTCCGGCGCCACCGTCGACGCGGACGCCTCGATGACGGCCGTATAGTCGCCGGCCGCCAGGGCTGCCGTGATGTCAGTCACAAGCTTCTCCTGGTCTATTTTAATTCCGTTTTCTCCGTCTGCAAACAGGAATTCGTTTGTCGCCTTGTCATAAGACGAAATGGAGCCGTTCTTCGGCGCCTTGTCCCACGCGGCGGCAATTTTTTCCGCCTGGGCTTTGATTTCTTCCTCAAGGCCTGTGGCGTCAAACGTATAGTCTTTGGACTCTTTCGCGGAAAAGGCCTCTGCCAGCACGGCATCCACCTTGGTCTCCAGCACATCGTCCACGTCCATGGTCTCGCCGTTATAGGAGACCTTCATGCCCCAGCCGATAGACGACAATACCTTTTCCCTGGCTTCCGTCTGGGTCAGTCCATTGATGGAGACGCCGTTTACCGTCACCTCTGCCGAAAGCTCGGTTTCCGGCTCTGTTGTTTCTGCCTGGCTCTCCTTTTCTTCCCCGTTTCTTGCACAGCTATTGACACCCACGGCCACGCAGATCAGGAAAATCACAATGCCGATGGCAATCAGCAGGATTTTAGCGAAGTCCGGCCCCTGCCGTCTTCTGCGGTTGCGGCTCCTGGAGGCCGTCGTCCTCGGATTCCGCCTCGTGGTTCCTGCGCTCCGGTTCCTCGCATTCTGCACCGCCAGGATCCTGTCCGCACTGCTCTGGGAGCTTCTCGATGTTCTTGAGGCAGCCTGCCTCGTGTTCCCTCTCTTTCTTACATCACTCATACAGTCTCACCCTATTATTTTTCTCGGGCCTTCCCCTTGGAATTTGCCCTGTTATTACATGATCTAGTGTCAGTATCGAAATAAGTATAGCATAAATTGTGGAAAATGGTATAACATATTTCTTAATTTTTTATGGGACAACGACTGTGTCTTTCCTCGCTGTGAAAAGTGTGGTAAACTGGTATGGAAAACAGAGAAAAATCATAGAAAATGACATAAGAAAGAGAGAGTTCCATGAAATTCATTGATCTGCATGTGCATTCTACGGCTTCCGACGGCTCTTTTTCTCCGGCCGAGGTGGCGGCTGCTGCCGAGGAAAAGGGACTTTCGGCCATCGCCCTCACCGACCATGACACGACGGACGGCGTGGATGAGGCGCTGGCTGCGGCGGAAAACATGGAAGTGGAGGTCATCCCCGGGATTGAGATTTCCTGTGTCTATGAGGGAAAGGAAATCCATATCCTCGGCCTGTGCCTCGATCATAAAAACAAAGAACTTCTGGATTTTTTAAAGACAACCCGCCAAAAACGGGATAGCAGGAATACGGAAATGCTGCGGGCCTTCCAGGACGGCGGCTTCCCGCTCACCTGGGACGACCTGCTTGACGGCGTTCCCGGCACCGTCGTCACCAGGGCGCACTTTGCCCGCGCCCTCTTAAAAAAGGGCTGTGTCTCCTCCGTGGATCAGGCTTTTAAAAAATACCTGTCTCCCGGCTGCCCTTATTATAGGAAGAAAGAGGACGTGACGCCAAAGCAGGCCATGGAGATCCTGCGGACTGCCCGCGCTTTTCCGGCCCTTGCCCATCCCTGCCAGTATAAGTTCGGATGGGAAAAGACAGAGGAACTGATCGTCTATTTAAAATCCCTTGGCATGCTGGGGTTAGAGTGCTTCCACTCCTCCAACAACCAGGCGGAAAGCGCCAGACTGCGGGCCCTTGCTGACCGCCACGGCCTCTGTGTCACCGGCGGTTCCGATTTCCACGGCGCCGCCAAGCCGGATATCTCCATCGGAACAGGCCGCGGGAATTTACGCGTCCCGGCCTTCTACCTGGACGCCATCCGGCTCGCTTCCTTTCTCACCGGGCTTTAGGCTGTTTTCTTCGGCCCATACATCGTCTTCCAGAAGCTTTCTCACGGCCGCTGCCAGGGCGGCCGCTTTTTTATGATCGGTTCCCGAAGCCGTGACGCCAGCCACCAGCCCGCCCCTTCGCGCCAGGCCGGGAAAATAAAAATCGCAGTTTTCCTTTTTCGAGGCGTCGTTGACGGCAATGCCGCGGGCACGGCAGTTCAAAACCACAGCTTCGTTGACTGCCAGATTTCCGGAAGCCGCCAGCACGAAGGCCGGGCGCCCGCATGCGTCCAGATCCCGCTCTTCGTATTCCTTGTTCTCCCATAAGAGGCGGCCGGACGCTTTCTCTTCGTCCAAAACAGCTTTCAATTCCGGCCCGATTTCCGGCGCAATGACGCGGACCCGGCAGCCAAAGGGAAGAAGCGACAGAATCCGCCGGCAGGCAATCTTCCCGCCGCCGACCACGACGGCCTCTTTTCCCTGAATATCCGCAAAAAATGGAAAATATGCCATGAAGTCTCCTTATAAGTCCTTTAAATACAGGTCGGTCAGGCAGTATCTCGTATTCCCGTTATACCCGGTCACCGTATCTGCCATGGAAAGGGAATTTAAAATGGCTTCTTCCGTGGCCTCTGCCACGGCCTCAAAGGCGTCGTTTAAATACTCTTCTCCCACCTGGCGGATCTCGACAAACGGCTCATCCTGGGGAATCCGGTTGGCCGTCGTAAAGCCAAGCATGATGTCGCCGCTTCCGTGGCCCATGAACGAACCGCACCGAGAGAGTCCGACACCGCACCGGCGGATCAGCCGCTTTAACTGGCGGTCGCTTACGGGAAGATCCGTGCCGACCACCATCATGATGGAGCCCTCGTCCTTTTTGATATCCTCAATACGCGCCGCCAGAATATCGCCCAGCGGCTTTCCGTCCAGGACGAAATTCCGCGTGCTTCCGAAGTTTGACTGGACAAGGACGCCGACGGTGAAAGTCTCGCCGCCTATTTTTACCAGCCGGGAGGCAGAGCCGATGCCGCCCTTCATGCCGAAGCAGACCGTGCCCTTTCCGGCGCCCACGTCTCCCTCGGCAAAATCCGACGCTGCCGCGCGGATGGCCTCAAAAACGTGCTCCTTTGTCACAGCGCGCTCTGCGATGTTGTTCAGGTTTGAATCGTTGCATTCGCCGACCACCGGGTTTAAGGATTTCACCTCGATCCCCTCGTTCCTGCACCGCTCTGTCATGTAATCAACCATCGCATCGTGGACAAGCCCCACATTTAACGTATTCGTCAGGGCAATTGGCGTCTCTAACGTCCCAAGCTCCTCGATCTGGAGCGTGCCGGCCGTCTTCCCGAAGCCGTTGTGGACGAAGGCCGCCGCCGTCAGCTTCTTTTCAAACATGTTGTCGCGGCACGGAAGGATGACGGTGACGCCCGTCTTATGTTCTTCCGTGTCCACAGTGCAGTGGCCCACCGTAACGCCGGGCACATCCGTCAGCTTGTTTAATGGCCCTGTCTCATGCCTTCCAATGATGATGCCGTAATCGCGGATTCTTTTTTTCATATTTTCCATAGTCCCCCATTTTTTCACAAATTTTCTTGATGTTCCTTCTAAAATCAGCCTCTGGATTGTTAATTTTTTATCTATTTCACCGATTGATTTCTGCCTTTTCTCCTGCTACAATATGGATTGTTAAATGATTAACTAATTCAAGACCCCAAAAGGAGTGTTGTTTATGAAAATGAAACTGAAAAACATTACAAATCTCGATAAATTTTTTGATGTCATCAGCCAGTGTGACGGCGCCGTTGAGCTGAGCCTTCCCGAGGGCGGCTCCGTGAACTTAAAATCCAAGCTGTCCCAGTATGTTTCCATGGCAACGGTCTTTTCTAACGGCCATATCCATGAGCTGAATCTGACTACGCACGATCCGAAAGACTCGGAGCGCCTGGTTCGCTACATGTACCAGGGCTGTTAAACCCTTTCTCTTTTAAGACGGCGCAGACATCCTCATACGCTCCATAGAAGGTGCCCTGCGTCATCTGCATGCTGCCGCCCCCTCTTCCGTGAAGGAGACCGTTTAACTCCTTTGTGAGGGGGCGCATGTCGTTTTCAAGGCTCCCCAGCACATAAAAATAGCCGTTCTCCCCGTTTTTCGCAAGGCCGAGCACCGTATCGCCTTTCTTTTTTTCCAGCATCGCATTGACCATCTGCCTTAAGGGCACCGGCTCAAAATCCGGCTCACAGACGAAAAGACGGCCGCTCCCCTCTTCCATGGCCGACACCTTTTCCTCAATCAGGCTCCGGCAGAGCGCCCCGATCCGCATCTGAGCATTCCCAAGCTCTTCCTTTAACCGCTCCACGGCAGAGAAGGCCTCCTCCGGCCTGGCCGATAACAGCACGGCGATTTTCTGGAGCCCGTCCCTTTTTTTCTCATAATCCATAAGGGCCCGGCTGCCGCAGAGCAGACCGATCCGCACGCCGCCTTTGTAATGGATCATGGACGTGAATTTGACGATCCCGATCTCCCCGGTACGCGCCACATGGGTGCCGCAGCAGGCGCAGACGTCGCCGCCGGGGATTTTTACGATCCGGATATCGCCGGTAAGCTCTTTTTTGCTCCTGTAATCGAGGGTTTCCAGTTCTTCCTTCGGCGGGAACCCGGCGTAAACCTCCCGGTTGTCGTAGATGATGGCGTTGGCCTCCCGCTCTACTTCAAGAAGGTCCTCCCATTCCAGAATGCCGTTGAAGTCGATGGTGACTTCCTCGCTTCCCATGTGAAAGCCCACGTTGTCATAACCGAACCTGGCATGGATCAGGCCGGAAACGATGTGTTCGCCGGAATGCTCCTGCATGTGCAAAAACCGCCTGTCCCAATCGATAGTACCGGATACGGTAGTTCCCTCTTTCAACGGCCCGTCCGTTGTATGGATGATCTGCCCGTTTTTTTCATGGACATCCAGGACACGGACGCCGCCCAGGATGCCTGTATCTGCCGGCTGGCCGCCGCCCTCCGGGTAAAAGGCCGTCTGATCCAGAATGATCTCATATCCCTTTTTCCCCTCCTGACAGGAAAGGACGGCCGCCGTAAACTCCTTCTGATATGCTGAATCGTAATACAATTTTTTCATGTCCGAATTTCCTCGCTTTTTCCCTTGGTCTGCTATCCAGTATAACACCCTTTCCATGTTTTCTCAATCACGGAAAGGGCGTCAAAAAAAGTTTTCACGAACTGTCAACTATGACAAGCAGACTGTCATATGATGGAGTGTAATCAAAAAGCCTTTGGAGGATAAAACATGAGTGATTTAGCTGCTACAAACTGTGGATGCGGATGCGAGACAGCGAACAGCGGATGCGGCGGATGCAACATTATCTGGCTCATCCTGATTCTTTGCTGCTGCTGTGGCGGCGGCGGCTGGGGACATAATGGCTGCAATAACGGATGCGGGTGCGGTTCCGGCTTTGACAGCTGTATCTGGATCATTCTTCTGCTCTGCTGCTGCGGCGGCGGATGGGGCGGTGGCGGCGGCTTCTGCTGCTAAACTTTCTCGTTTCCTATCTTCGGGCGGGACGTCATCCCGCCCTTCTTTTATGATTTCTTTTTCGCTTTTTCCCGGCCATCAGGCGCTTTCGCCTTCGCGGGCTCACGGCCGTAAACGAGGCTTCCGTGCGCCTCCTTTTCGCAGTCTTCGTCGATTTCGTACACACTGTTTCCATCTATAATCAAACGCCTGGACATATTCTATCTACCTCCTATAACTTCATTGTATGCAGGCGGCATGAATTGATTGAATCGCGCATATATTGTCTCCAGGAAAGGAGACCTGCCAATGAACGAAAAAGAACTGAAGCTGACCGACCTGGATTATGCCGTCGGCAGCCATCGTCTCCAGATGATGAAAGCCGCCCTGCCGTACATGGAGATCCCGCAGCAGCGCACCATGTCCATGTTCATCAAATGGAACGAGCTTTTACGCACCATGGAATTTTTCCAGGACAACGAGGACGGCATGTTAAGCGTCTGCGCTCTGGACGAGGGCCATTCCTCGCCTTCTGACATGCTCCAGGCCATCCGTCCCTATGCCAACGAGAGGGAGCAGGAAATCATCGACATCATGGCAAGGTTCACGGAAAATCCGGCGTCCAGGGGGCCTATAAGCCCGGAACAGCTTATCTCCCTGCTACCGCCGGAACAGCAGTCCAGGTTTGAGACGATCCAGCTCATGATGCAGACCCTTGGCCAGATGTGAGGTCAGAAAGGAGATCCGGGATATGAATATGGCATGGAAGACGGATCCGCGCCTGCGCGGCATGGATCCAAAAAAGCTTGAGCTTCTCTCCCTCTTTTCCGAGGACATAAAAAAGACGCCGCCGGATAAAATGCTCTCCGCCCTGATGACCTTAAACAAAAGGGCGTCGGCGAGCGGGCTGTCTTTTTCCGACCGGGAGACGGCTCTTATCATCTCTATTCTCACGGAGGGGATGCCGTCGGCGGAGCAGAAAAAGCTCCAGATGCTAAAGTTCCTGGCGGCACAGCTCTCCAAAGGGAAAAAATGAAGGCGCACGCAAAGAAGGGCAGAGAAAGAAGCCATCCTTTCTCTGCCCTTATAACGTTTTCTGTTTACATTCCCTCTAAGTCGATTACATCGGCTGCGATGACGATCCGCGTATTGCTGTCGACGGACTGGATCAGCATCTGAACGTAGTTCTGCGGGATCTGGATCCCGGCCAGGGTGCCCTCGACGCTTCCTTCCTGCTGGCAGTTTACCACAAGCGCCGGATACGGTTCCTCCTCGTCCTCGGGGCAAAGGAGCATGCCGTAGTTGGAAAGCGCCTTCATGGACTCCAAAAGCACGGCCTGCTCCGTCTGGGGGCCTTTGGGCCCTGCGGTCACAATCGTCCCGTACTGTTCGGATTCCTCGTCTAAGATCAGGTAATCTTTTTCCGTCAGCTTCTGGTACGGCACAAGGCTCCCGGGATTTTCATGGCTCCCAAAGGCCTCGCTTGCACGGTAGACGCCGTAAAGCTCATCCTGCGGCACATCGGTGCCTCCGGACAGGATGCAGGTGGATGAAAACACCTCCTGCCATGTGCCGTCCGCCGATTTTGTATAGTAGAGAAGCCTGGAATTGACTTCCATGGCGCGGCCCTTCACTTTGGAATTTTCTGTCCGCACGGCTGCCGACGCCACAGGCGTCTCTGCCTGCTCATCGTTTAAAACCAGGACAAGGCTGTTCACGTCCTGAGCCACCGAAAGGCTCTCAATCCATTTCCCGCCTTCCTGGCTTCTCTTCCATTTGATGTCCACCGGGACGTCCTCGGCAGAGGCTGCCTCTGTTTCCAGTACAATCGTATCAACTGCTGCCGGCTGCGCTGCGTCCGCGGAATCGGTGCGATAACCGCCGAGACATAAAAGAAGTGCAATCGCGGCCGGGGCTATTTTATAAACATGCCTGTGCATATGGATCTTTCCCCTCTGTTTTGCCTTGCTGTAATTTCAAATATATCCCATTATAGCACATGCTTTGCGGAAAGTCACTGGAAAAAGCTGAAATTTCTTATTTCAGATATTTCTCAAACCAGTTCATCATCTCCGTCATCCTGCGGATCCGGTGGGTCGGCTTTCCGGAGCGGGACAGCTCATGGTTCTCGCCGTGGAACAGGCAGAGCCTCGTCTCCACGCCGAAGTAGCGGAGCGCACTGAACATCTGGAGCGCATCGCCCATCCAGCAGCGGTAGTCCTCGTCGGACTGGATGAACAAGGTCGGCGTCTTTGCCTTGTTGGCGTATTTGAGCGGCGAATGGAACCACATCTTATCCGGCGTGTTCCACGGGTCGGCATGGATCTGATCCATGTTGAAGTAGTAGCCGATATCCGTCGTCATGCACTTGGAGATCCAGTTGGAAATGCTTCTCTGGGAGACAGCGGCCGCAAAACGGTCGGTATTTCCGATGACCCAGTTTGTCATGAAGCCGCCGTAGCTTCCGCCCATGACGCCAAGGCGCTTCTCGTCGATCTGCGGGTACCGCTTCAGCACTTCGTCGGTCACGGCCATGCAGTGCTCAAAGTCGATGGTGCCGTGCTTTCCGGTAATGTCGGCAAAAACATTGCCGCGGCCGTCGCTTCCGAGCGGGTTCGTGAAGAATACGAAATAGCCGGCGTTTGCAAACACCTCATTCTCATGGAAGAAGGTGGGGCCGAAGGTGGCTCTCGGGCCGCCGTGGATCGTTAGGATGCCGGGATACGTCTTGTTCGGATCATAGTCCACCGGCTTCATCACATAGCCGTCCAGCTCAATGCCCTTATAGGTAAAGGTAAACTCCTCAACCGGGCAGACGCTTCTCTCTGCAAGGAGCGCGTCGTTGAAGGAGGTGAGCTTCTTCTCTTCTTTCCCGTCGAAGCTGTAACACTCCGTAAGGCCCATATCGCGCATGCCGGTGAAGTAGATGGTGTCGCCGCAGACGTCGATGGTGTGGATGCTGCCCTGCCTGTCGATCAGGGTCTTAAGGTTTCCGGCCGCATCAAAGCAGCGCAGAACCGTCTGCTTTCTCACGGTGGAGAGGAAGTAGATGTACTTGTCATCATGGACAAAGCCGGCGCCGTCAGCAAACTTGCAGTCGCAGCTCATGGTGTTGCGGATGCTGTCGTCGTAGTCGGAAAGGAGCGTTACAACGCCGTTTTCCACCGTATAGAGCTTGTCGTTTTCGTTGAAGCCGAAGTCCTTCATGTAGGAGCCGAAGAACGTCACCTTTCCGCCGAGGATGCAGGCGTAGTCGATGCTCATGTCCTTCTGTTCCACGAGTGTCTCCAGTTTTCCGGAAGAAATCGTGTACTGCATGAGGCCCTGGTAAACATCCTTTTTGTCGGTGTAGAGGCTGGAGATATAGAGAACCTTATCGCCCTCTTCTACCCAGTAGCCTTCCACATTCTCGTATTCCCGGCTCACGATTTCGGCTTTTCCCGTCTCCATGTCATAAACGGCCAGGCGTGTACGGATCTTGTTGACAACGCCCTGCCCGTTGGCCCAGAAGGGAAGCTCATCGAAGACCTCATAGTCCTTCTCTTCCTTCCATGCCTTTGCGGCAGCTTCCTTCTCTTCGCCCTCTAAGGAAGCGAAATCCGGCTTGTTGTAGTCGTATTTGATGCTCATGACAAGCTTGTTTCCGGCCAGTTTCATCTTGGAAACCTTATACGGTACGGCAAATGCGAACTGCGCCTCGCCGCCGCAGATGGAAATTTTATAAAAGCAGGTCCAGTCCTCGCCGTTTTTCACCTTTTCCGCATAGGATTTCTCCCGGTCAGACGTGAAAAGAAGGGTCTTCTCATCCAGCCAGATGAAATTTCTCTCCTTCTTCCCGCCCGTCAGTTTCCTCACGGATCCGTCTGCCATAGTGTAAATCCACAGGCAGGAATCATAGCGGTTGTCCTTTACGTTTGCGTTCACAACGGCCAGAGCCGCGTGGGCGCCGTCGGGAGACGATACCATGCAGGTCGGGTAATTGTAGTAAGTAAAATCGTCGATGCCAATTCTTTTCATTTCTGGATACCCCCATATATTTTTATGCTTTTCCCAAATCCTGGCCGGACTCAGGAAAAGGAACAAGCCCCCTGCATAAATGCCGGAGGCTGGATTTCCTCATTACTTGCCTTCTGTCAGATGACATGCCACAAAATGACCCTTCTCGATCTCCACAAGCTTCGGCTCCTCGCTTCTGCACCTGTCAGTCGCATACGGGCATCTGGCCGCGAACCGGCAGCCCGGCTTCGGGTTGATCGGGGACGAAATCTCGCCCTTTAAGATGATCCGCTCACGCCGCTTTTTTAAGCTCGGCACAGGGATGGCCGATAAAAGCGCCTGGGTATAAGGATGGGTCGGACGGTCGAACAGCATTTCCGACGGCGCTTTCTCGATGAGCTGGCCAAGATACATAACGGCGATATCGTTGGCAAAATGGTTCACGACCGAAAGGTCATGGGTGATGAAGATATACGTAAGGCCCATCTTCTCCTGAAGATCCTGCATCAGGTTTAAGATCTGTGCCTGGATAGACACGTCAAGGGCCGATACCGGCTCGTCGCAGATGATGAGCTTCGGCTCCATGGCAAGGGCGCGGGCAATGCCGATACGCTGCCTTCTTCCGCCGTCCAGCTCATGCGGGTAGGTGTTCACAAGGCGGTCCGCAAGGCCGACGACTTCCATTAACTCATGGACGCGCTTTGCCCGTTCATTTTTATCCGGAACCAGCTTCTGGAGCTTCAAGGGCTCGCCGATGATCTCGCTGACGGTTTTTCTCGGATCCAGCGATGCGTAGGGATCCTGGAAAATGAGCTGCATCTCCCGTCTTAAGAGGCGCATCTCTTCTTTATTCTTTTTTACGATGTCCTCGCCGTTAAAGATGACCTCGCCGGAGGTGGGCTCGATGAGACGTAAGATGGCGCGGCCCGTGGTGGATTTTCCGCAGCCGGACTCGCCTACGATTCCCAGTGTCTTTCCTCTCTCCAGAGTGAAGCTGACATCATCGACGGCATGAAGCGTCCCCTTCGGGGTATTGAAATATTTTTTTAAGTGTTTTACTTCAAGGATCGTATCTGCCATTACTGCTCACTCCTTTCGATTTTGAAATCCGGTTCGTCATATCTTGAGCAGCGCACATAATGGGTATCGCTGACCCACTTCTTTTCCGGACGGGCCGCCTTGCAGCTTTCCGTACAGTATTTGCACCGCGGCGCGAAGCAGCAGCCCTTCGGCAGCATCGTCGGGTCGGGCATCAGGCCCGGGATCGGCTGGAGACGTTCTTTCCTGTCCTCAATGTTCGGAAGGGAGCCGAAAAGCCCCTCGGTGTAGGGATGGAGCGTCCGCTCGAAAATGTCTTCCAGCGTTCCGTGCTCGACAATCTGGCCGGCATAGACGACGGAAACCTCGTCACAGACCTCGGCGATGATTCCAAGGTCATGGGTAATCATAATCATGGCGGAGCCGTATTTTTCACGGAGCTGCTTCATGGTTTCCAGAACCTGCGCCTGGATCGTCACGTCGAGAGCCGTCGTCGGCTCGTCGGCTAAAAGGAGCTTCGGGTTGCAGGCCAGCGCCATGGCGATGACGACACGCTGCTTCATTCCGCCGGAGAACTGATGCGGATATTCGCCGTAGCGCTCTCTCGGGATTCCAACGACCTCCAACATATCGCCGGCCTTCTGGGCCGCTTCCTTTTCACTGATGTTTTCATGGAGCGCAATGACCTCGGCAATCTGCTCGCCGACCGTAAGCACCGGGTTTAAGGAGGTCATGGGATCCTGGAAAATCATGGATACCAGGTTTCCGCGGATGTGCTCCAGCTCTTTTGTGGGCATGTTTAAAATGTCTTTGCCGTCCAGGATGATAGAGCCGTTTTTGATGACTCCCGGCGGGTCCGGCACAAGCCTTAAAATGGAAAGGGCCGTCGTCGTCTTCCCGGAGCCGGTCTCGCCTACGAGGCCCAGGGTTTTTCCATGTTCAAGCTGGATATCCAGCCCGTTTACGGCCTCCACAACGCCGTCTTCCGTCTCATAGTGGATGACCAGATCTTTTATGTCAAGGATTAAGTCCTTCTTGTTCTCTTCTGCCACGTCGGTATCCTCCCTTATTTCTTTAATTTCGGGTCAAGCGCATCCCGCAGTCCGTCGCCGAGAAGGTTTAAGGACAGGATCGTGATGATGATCGCAATACCCGGGAAAATGCACAGATGCGGCGCATTCCTCAGATAGGAACGGCCTCCCGACAGCATGGCGCCCCACTCCGGTGTCGGCGCCTTCACGCCAAGTCCGAGGAAGCTTAAGCCTGATGTGGAAAGGATCGCCGATGCTACCTTTAAGGATACCTGTACGATGATCGGTGCCATACAGTTCGGGATGATGTGGGACGTGATAATCTCGAAGTTGTTGGCTCCGATACATCTGGCCGCCTCCACGAACTCCTGATCCTTTACGGTAAGAACCGAAGCGCGCACAATTCTGGCATAGCTCGGCACCGAGGAAATTCCGATGGCTAACATCAGGTTGATTAAGCTCGGCCCGAGGGCTGATACGATGGTAATGGAAAGAAGAAGGCTTGGCACCGCCAGAAGGATGTCCATAAACCTCATGATGACATTATCCACCTTACCGCCGTAGAAACCTGCGATGGCACCAAGGGTACCGCCGATCAAAAGGGAAATCGTAACGGCCACAACGCCTACGCTTAAGGAAACTCTGGATCCATGGACGAGACGTGCCAGGATATCGCGGCCAAATTCATCGGTTCCGAGCCAGTGCTCGCTACTCGGGCCTTCCAGGCGGATCGACGTATCCTGCTTGATTACCACATCGTTATAGTCAAAAATGAAATCTGCAAAGATTGAAACCAGGATTAAAAGAGTGATGACAAATAGGCCAAGCATTGCCATCCTGTTCTTTTTCAGCCGGCGCCATGTTTCCTGGAACTGGCTGCGCTTCTTTACCTGAACCGCGCCGTCCTCCATATGTACCGCCGGATTGCTTTTTTTCGCTCCCATATGCTGCCTCCTTACTTTCTCTTATACTGCGCTTTGATCCGCGGGTCGATGAATGCATAGAGGATATCGACCAGCAGGTTGATAATACTGAAGGTGATGGTCAGCGTAATAACACCGCCGAGAACCAGAGGCGCGTCCTTGCTCTTGATGGAATCTACCAGGAGACGGCCAAGTCCCGGCCACGCAAATACGGTCTCTGTCAGGGTGGCGCCGCCTAAAAGGGAGCCGAACTGGAGGCCGATAACGGTGACAACAGGGATCAGTGCATTTTTAAGCGCATGATGGCGGATCACCCGCTTCTCCGGCACGCCCTTTGCACGGGCTGTACGGATGTAGTCCTGACGGATAACCTCCAGCATGGAGGAACGCGTCATACGTGTGATTAAGGCAGCATCGCCGGTTCCCAGGGTAATGGCCGGCATGATGTAGTTTTTCCATCCGCCCATACCGCCGGACGGCAGCCAGCGAAGATTTAAGGAGAACAGAATGATTAACATGAGCCCGAGCCAGAAGTTCGGCGTTGCAACGCCTAAAAGGGCTGCTACCATTCCCACGTTGTCAACTGCGCTGTACTGTCTCGTAGCGCTGACGATACCGATTGGGAGCGCGATCCCGACGGCCACAAGGATCGACCAGAATGCCAGCTTTGCCGTATTGGGGAATGCAGACATGATGGTGGAAAATACATCTCGTTTTGTCTGATAGGACTGTCCCATGTCGCCGTGGAGAAGATCCCACATGTATCTGCCGTACTGGACGATGACCGGCTTATCCAGGCCAAGGTCCTTGCGGACGGCTTCAATCGTCTCCGCGTCTGCGCCCTCGCCTGCCACAATGGCCGCGGTATCGCCCGGCGACAGGCTCAGGATGAAGTAAACCATAAAGGTAACGCCAATCAGAACAGGGATCAGCATTACCAATCTCTTCAAAATATATCTGCTCATTGATACCTTCCATTCTGCCGTGTACCGGCGTTTGTCGTGGATTTTTTTAAAGGTGCGGGTGCCTATGATCGCACCCGCACCTCACGTTCCTTTTCTTTTCAGGCCATCTGAAAATTAGTTCTCATAGTGGCAGTTGCCAAGAT comes from the Eubacteriaceae bacterium Marseille-Q4139 genome and includes:
- a CDS encoding S9 family peptidase codes for the protein MKRIGIDDFTYYNYPTCMVSSPDGAHAALAVVNANVKDNRYDSCLWIYTMADGSVRKLTGGKKERNFIWLDEKTLLFTSDREKSYAEKVKNGEDWTCFYKISICGGEAQFAFAVPYKVSKMKLAGNKLVMSIKYDYNKPDFASLEGEEKEAAAKAWKEEKDYEVFDELPFWANGQGVVNKIRTRLAVYDMETGKAEIVSREYENVEGYWVEEGDKVLYISSLYTDKKDVYQGLMQYTISSGKLETLVEQKDMSIDYACILGGKVTFFGSYMKDFGFNENDKLYTVENGVVTLLSDYDDSIRNTMSCDCKFADGAGFVHDDKYIYFLSTVRKQTVLRCFDAAGNLKTLIDRQGSIHTIDVCGDTIYFTGMRDMGLTECYSFDGKEEKKLTSFNDALLAERSVCPVEEFTFTYKGIELDGYVMKPVDYDPNKTYPGILTIHGGPRATFGPTFFHENEVFANAGYFVFFTNPLGSDGRGNVFADITGKHGTIDFEHCMAVTDEVLKRYPQIDEKRLGVMGGSYGGFMTNWVIGNTDRFAAAVSQRSISNWISKCMTTDIGYYFNMDQIHADPWNTPDKMWFHSPLKYANKAKTPTLFIQSDEDYRCWMGDALQMFSALRYFGVETRLCLFHGENHELSRSGKPTHRIRRMTEMMNWFEKYLK
- a CDS encoding dipeptide ABC transporter ATP-binding protein, giving the protein MADTILEVKHLKKYFNTPKGTLHAVDDVSFTLERGKTLGIVGESGCGKSTTGRAILRLIEPTSGEVIFNGEDIVKKNKEEMRLLRREMQLIFQDPYASLDPRKTVSEIIGEPLKLQKLVPDKNERAKRVHELMEVVGLADRLVNTYPHELDGGRRQRIGIARALAMEPKLIICDEPVSALDVSIQAQILNLMQDLQEKMGLTYIFITHDLSVVNHFANDIAVMYLGQLIEKAPSEMLFDRPTHPYTQALLSAIPVPSLKKRRERIILKGEISSPINPKPGCRFAARCPYATDRCRSEEPKLVEIEKGHFVACHLTEGK
- a CDS encoding ABC transporter ATP-binding protein, encoding MKEIREDTDVAEENKKDLILDIKDLVIHYETEDGVVEAVNGLDIQLEHGKTLGLVGETGSGKTTTALSILRLVPDPPGVIKNGSIILDGKDILNMPTKELEHIRGNLVSMIFQDPMTSLNPVLTVGEQIAEVIALHENISEKEAAQKAGDMLEVVGIPRERYGEYPHQFSGGMKQRVVIAMALACNPKLLLADEPTTALDVTIQAQVLETMKQLREKYGSAMIMITHDLGIIAEVCDEVSVVYAGQIVEHGTLEDIFERTLHPYTEGLFGSLPNIEDRKERLQPIPGLMPDPTMLPKGCCFAPRCKYCTESCKAARPEKKWVSDTHYVRCSRYDEPDFKIERSEQ
- a CDS encoding ABC transporter permease, with product MEDGAVQVKKRSQFQETWRRLKKNRMAMLGLFVITLLILVSIFADFIFDYNDVVIKQDTSIRLEGPSSEHWLGTDEFGRDILARLVHGSRVSLSVGVVAVTISLLIGGTLGAIAGFYGGKVDNVIMRFMDILLAVPSLLLSITIVSALGPSLINLMLAIGISSVPSYARIVRASVLTVKDQEFVEAARCIGANNFEIITSHIIPNCMAPIIVQVSLKVASAILSTSGLSFLGLGVKAPTPEWGAMLSGGRSYLRNAPHLCIFPGIAIIITILSLNLLGDGLRDALDPKLKK
- a CDS encoding ABC transporter permease, with protein sequence MSRYILKRLVMLIPVLIGVTFMVYFILSLSPGDTAAIVAGEGADAETIEAVRKDLGLDKPVIVQYGRYMWDLLHGDMGQSYQTKRDVFSTIMSAFPNTAKLAFWSILVAVGIALPIGIVSATRQYSAVDNVGMVAALLGVATPNFWLGLMLIILFSLNLRWLPSGGMGGWKNYIMPAITLGTGDAALITRMTRSSMLEVIRQDYIRTARAKGVPEKRVIRHHALKNALIPVVTVIGLQFGSLLGGATLTETVFAWPGLGRLLVDSIKSKDAPLVLGGVITLTITFSIINLLVDILYAFIDPRIKAQYKRK